The Temnothorax longispinosus isolate EJ_2023e chromosome 4, Tlon_JGU_v1, whole genome shotgun sequence genome has a window encoding:
- the LOC139811134 gene encoding uncharacterized protein produces MRIQEASSTFDNNLEESILSGWLREGSTPRSMSAIRINVEEASNSGEDIVRDIETTAAVATTTAVAAANPLSWHIPRPSLVGRSERDSENGSWAHHLHPNSPSRGSTSSQGSTASTHSAASGTLLLTAANLANLAAIHPPTVTAPKQIDTASVASSTHFTVVNGLGRPATVYRKSWCARNQLTVLVCTMSFLFMVGLLAGILYMEMRARDKYN; encoded by the exons ATGAGGATCCAGGAAGCATCATCGACTTTCGACAACAATCTAGAAGAGAGTATCCTATCAGGGTGGCTTCGCGAGGGATCGACGCCTCGTAGCATGTCGGCTATTCGTATCAACGTGGAGGAGGCTTCCAACAGCGGCGAGGATATCGTTAGAGAC ATCGAGACGACAGCGGCGGTGGCAACAACAACAGCGGTAGCTGCCGCCAACCCGCTTTCCTGGCACATCCCAAGGCCGTCCTTGGTCGGGCGCAGCGAGAGGGACAGCGAAAATGGTAGCTGGGCTCATCACTTGCATCCGAACTCCCCCTCGAGAGGGTCGACGTCGTCTCAAGGATCCACCGCCAGTACACAC AGCGCCGCGTCGGGAACGTTGCTACTCACGGCCGCGAATCTCGCGAATCTCGCCGCTATACATCCGCCCACGGTGACGGCGCCGAAGCAGATAGACACCGCCTCGGTGGCCAGCAGCACCCACTTCACGGTCGTGAACGGTCTCGGCAGACCGGCCACCGTCTACAGGAAGTCCTGGTGCGCGCGAAATCAGCTCACCGTTCTCGTGTGCACCATGAGTTTTCTGTTCATGGTCGGTCTGCTCGCCGGGATCCTTTACATGGAAA TGAGGGCTCGCGACAAGTACAACTAG